ATAATAGCGTTGTCTTCCACGTTGAACTTGTCTTTCAAGATGGCTCTGCAACTGTTTGTCATATAAGAAACAACCATGGTGGGGTAGACATGGCCCAAATCAAACCCAAAAGTCAACATGCTCGCATAagtttcaacttcaaaatgGACACATTCTCTCACTAATGTAGCAAATGCATTCTTGTGGATCTCTGTTGTATCTGGATGGATAAAGTCATAGTCTTTGTAGAAGGAGAAGTTGTCAACAGAAACCTGGGGGTCACTGTTGAACATCTCAGTAACTCCAGTTTGTTTTGCTCTTTGGGCAATATCTAGTGCCTTTGCATTGCCGTTTGGATTGACTAATGGTTGCATTCTTGAATAATTAATTTAACGAAAGAAAGGCTTCTTAAATGTAACGAGGTTGAATAAGAAGATGAAGGTATAACACAAAATTATTTCAATATACTTCAGCCATGTATTCTAAATTCACCATGGAAAAATGTAGTGGGAATTTAAATAATGCCGCTCTCCGAGATATTTAACACGGCTAATCCTCTTCTTTTGTACAATATACACCGAAAGAGCCAAAAATGGCCCCTATGTATGtataaagaaatcaaatacctgtatttttttcctctaGAAACAGCAATGTATACTAACTATTTTTCAGTCGAACCCATTTGAGAATCACACATGACCATATCTTACCAATTCGTACGTTTGTTAATCgtcaacaaattcaaaaaaatagagtGAAACATCCCCTGCTTATGGGACTAGGCGATGAACAGAAATATAATGTGCAGCTATCCAAAGTGAAACGTGTGATCATTTCAAATAGACACTTACGTGAGTTATATAATGATGATCATATAAAAGGCAAATTAATGtcaattttatttgaaCTGGAGaaagatgaaattttttccATGTCTAAATGTTATGATGGTAAAGATTTTAAAGATAGTGAGCAATTATACATACCGATAAGTAATGAATCATGGAAATGTCAAATTGTGACATCGTGGAATGAGATTGAAACTTTAAGAAAATGGATGTATGGAGAAGATATACCCCTCAGCCGAAGCCAATGGAGGAAATGTGAAAAACTAATGATTAGAAGATTAGAATTTGACAGCAGCAAAAGTATCAGTTTACTTAGTGACGATGAAAGtaagaaggaggaggaggaagaagaagacagcaaaaaaaatgtgaCGTTCAAATACGAGAAATCTCATGTTGCCCCAGtgtctttgaatattcaCGTACACTTTAAGGTTTAGCATGATTAAACGCAATCTACGTTGATTCCCAAAGATGGGTGAATATTTTAAGGGATATAGTTTAGTATAACTTGTACAATgacaaaaatatttttttttttaaaaaaaaacacacaAAAGGATTTTAGAGAACAAATATTAATATTGACAACAAAAAGAATTAATTTAAAGCTGTGGTGAATAGTAAACAAATTAGGAACTTGTTCCCCTGGCAATTTAAACAAAGGAACCAGTAAACGATATTCAGAATAGGTAAATTATAGAGGAATCTAGAAGGATTAAGCGCCAACAGCTTGCTGGTGTTCTTCATTCcattcttcatcttcaacatgCAAGTTGTCGACATCATCAGCcaattcatcttcatagTCACCGACTTTAAAAGAAAGTGTTGGTTTAACAGCTGCTGTTTCAAAAGTCCAAGTAGCCAAAGCATTTTCACAGTCAATGATGATCTGCTTAGAAGCTTCATAACCATCATAGGAAGGTCTAGTTTCACCTGGAGTAACTGGAGAGTCATCTAATAGTTCAAGAAGGGCCTTACCATAACCTGCAATAAGAGCAACTTTTTCAGCATATTCTCTAATAGAATCGAATTGGTAAGAGAATGAAgccttcaatttttctcttgtaaTGTTGGATAATTGTGCTTCAGCAACTAAAGATTCTGCTTCAGCTCTAACTAATTCTTGTTCAAGGATAGAAATCTTTGGGGATTGTGGGTCCTTGTATTTCAAGTAAGCAATTTGATCGGTAATCTTATGCTTTCTATCTCTTGAAGGTTGGACAGAACCTTCAATGTCTCTAATGGACTTGATGGTGATTCTGTATTGGTCATACCTGTCAATAAATTGGTCCTCTAATTCTCCAATCTCGTAGATGAGGACACCTAATTTATCGGTGATATCAGAgacatcatcttcattatctGCACCCCAAAGTGATAATTGTCTTGCTGCatctcttctttctctaGAACAAACCTCGATGGCTCTCATAACattcttctccatcttGACCAACTGCGCCAATTTTCTGGAAAGCTCTGGACCAAAGGATCCAGCAGTGCTTCTCCTGAAAGAATTTGCAAGACCACCTGGCCCAAAGAATCTTGGAGATTTCGTGGAAGATGGCGGAACCGGAATTGGATTTTGTAAATCAGAAGCAGTAGGAGCTCTGTTTGATCTTAAGGAGTATGTTCTATGCATTGTTTCTTGTAGTTGGTTGCTTATGATGATTGAACCACTAAGGATATGAAAATGTAAACTCCACaatgaagagaaagaagaaacatcGCCATAGAGAAGAAAGGCAACCCAGCCATGGAAGGAACTCAATTGTACACTCGACAGAAAATGGAGGATGTGCAGGAGGAAGATTATGGGGGGGCTCAGTTCTTGCCGAATCTGGAAACGCGCCTGCCGAATGCGGAAACGACAACAGCAGTTGCCTATTACGGATGTTCGCAATGGGGATAAATTTTCGTGTACTACATTTTTGATGGGGGGGAAATCAAAGGGGATGCACATTGTCATTACAACTTTTTACTTGATTCATTGATGGATAGATAAAAGAGTTAAAAATAAAGGCATAAGATACGGAGAAGGAACAGATGTAAAAGGTGTACAaaagtaaacaaaaagGCGGTTGTTTTCAGTTACCCGTGTAGCGGAACAGTGACAAGTTCGACCTGCCTCTTGGTCTCTCACTGTAGACACTGCCTgtggtgttggtgttggtgttggtgttggtgttggtgttgccatttccatttccatttccattggAATTTGTCACGTCTTGCAACGGCACACGTATGGAAAGTGGCGATGGACGGTATGTTCGACCGGGCTTCTCTCCAGTGGGCCTGGACATCCATTTCTCAGACAGGGTCCGATTCTCAGCattcaacttgttttccGGCACATGCTGGAATGAGTATATTTCCCCCAAGATGTTGCTCTTGTCgactttttcttcctcttcctcttgttcttctgcTGTTGATTTGGCTCTACCATTTTCAAGTCCCGAATCCATGCTAAGGTTCCATTCGTCGTCTTGAATGTTCTCATCTACACTTTCGATACCTACTGTCGTTGTGCGCCTAAGTTTCCCCTCTGCGCATTTCCcctcttttccttcttcttgaagatAACATTCGGTGTTCACCTCCCCCGGATCTGTAGAGAAGGAAATCGAACTGTTTCCCGTACCCAAAGATGCTGGAGTTTGTCTATTGAATGTCCGGTCC
The window above is part of the Pichia kudriavzevii chromosome 1, complete sequence genome. Proteins encoded here:
- a CDS encoding uncharacterized protein (PKUD0A05730; similar to Saccharomyces cerevisiae YGR086C (PIL1); ancestral locus Anc_3.420), whose translation is MTMCIPFDFPPIKNVVHENLSPLRTSVIGNCCCRFRIRQARFQIRQELSPPIIFLLHILHFLSSVQLSSFHGWVAFLLYGDVSSFSSLWSLHFHILSGSIIISNQLQETMHRTYSLRSNRAPTASDLQNPIPVPPSSTKSPRFFGPGGLANSFRRSTAGSFGPELSRKLAQLVKMEKNVMRAIEVCSRERRDAARQLSLWGADNEDDVSDITDKLGVLIYEIGELEDQFIDRYDQYRITIKSIRDIEGSVQPSRDRKHKITDQIAYLKYKDPQSPKISILEQELVRAEAESLVAEAQLSNITREKLKASFSYQFDSIREYAEKVALIAGYGKALLELLDDSPVTPGETRPSYDGYEASKQIIIDCENALATWTFETAAVKPTLSFKVGDYEDELADDVDNLHVEDEEWNEEHQQAVGA
- a CDS encoding uncharacterized protein (PKUD0A05710), which encodes MQPLVNPNGNAKALDIAQRAKQTGVTEMFNSDPQVSVDNFSFYKDYDFIHPDTTEIHKNAFATLVRECVHFEVETYASMLTFGFDLGHVYPTMVVSYMTNSCRAILKDKFNVEDNAIIESFAKRLVQEVYKFIQPKLDLPDMNWNVSARSLS
- a CDS encoding uncharacterized protein (PKUD0A05720); the protein is MGLGDEQKYNVQLSKVKRVIISNRHLRELYNDDHIKGKLMSILFELEKDEIFSMSKCYDGKDFKDSEQLYIPISNESWKCQIVTSWNEIETLRKWMYGEDIPLSRSQWRKCEKLMIRRLEFDSSKSISLLSDDESKKEEEEEEDSKKNVTFKYEKSHVAPVSLNIHVHFKV